A genomic stretch from Fibrobacter sp. UWEL includes:
- a CDS encoding RHS repeat domain-containing protein, which translates to MNNTTCETCQRKQGTTNVALDEFYLKNHLGSTVAVMDNGAVSTLKAAYDYRAFGEQVDLEQKGDKVTENFTGKCPQGECSENTLVYFHCRAAGHSALRQEKDDETALNYFGARYLDPMLGLWISVDAARQYQNPYLYAGNNPIMRTDPDGNQDATALGWNIFVREQEANFRGAASKLVDKSEEYGNKALEFAKDEGVDIGVDIALVTLAVIQPELAPLCADALLVKGVAQGIMNDSPGQVLTSTVGFFIPGVNSVGKALGIYAVEKIVNETVVNPFLDEDFETKNIDMQKNYNDYAE; encoded by the coding sequence ATGAACAATACGACTTGTGAAACATGCCAGCGCAAGCAGGGCACGACGAATGTAGCCCTTGACGAGTTCTACCTCAAGAATCACCTCGGCAGCACGGTCGCTGTGATGGACAATGGGGCTGTAAGCACGCTTAAGGCCGCCTACGACTACCGCGCTTTTGGCGAGCAGGTAGATTTGGAACAGAAAGGTGACAAGGTCACCGAGAACTTCACGGGCAAATGTCCTCAAGGTGAGTGCAGCGAAAATACACTTGTGTATTTTCATTGCCGAGCCGCTGGACATAGCGCTTTGCGCCAGGAGAAGGATGACGAAACCGCGCTCAACTACTTCGGCGCAAGATATCTCGACCCCATGCTCGGATTGTGGATTTCAGTTGATGCAGCAAGACAGTACCAGAATCCGTATCTATATGCTGGCAATAATCCTATTATGCGTACTGATCCCGATGGGAATCAGGATGCTACAGCTTTGGGATGGAATATATTTGTTCGTGAACAGGAAGCTAATTTTAGAGGAGCTGCGTCAAAACTTGTTGATAAGAGCGAAGAATATGGTAATAAGGCCCTTGAATTTGCAAAAGATGAAGGTGTGGATATAGGTGTGGATATAGCGTTGGTTACATTGGCAGTAATCCAGCCAGAACTAGCTCCGTTATGTGCTGATGCTTTGCTTGTAAAAGGGGTGGCTCAGGGGATAATGAATGATTCTCCAGGTCAGGTGTTGACCTCTACAGTAGGTTTTTTCATTCCTGGAGTGAATTCGGTTGGAAAAGCACTTGGCATTTACGCAGTAGAAAAAATTGTCAATGAAACTGTTGTCAATCCTTTCTTAGATGAAGATTTTGAAACAAAAAATATAGATATGCAAAAGAATTACAACGATTATGCCGAGTAA